One window of the Streptomyces sp. TS71-3 genome contains the following:
- a CDS encoding zinc-binding dehydrogenase, translated as MRRVRYHEYGGPEVLTVEEAEVPVPGPGQVLLRTEAVGANYVDALIRRGHPEGSPYHRPLPGSFTGDVLGTVESVGEGVGEEVAALAGRRAVALVAENAFADHVVADADWLTPVPEDLEAGAASALCLVAPVALGTLRAGRMEPGATVLVHAAAGGIGHLAVQLARLLGAGTVIGTVGARDKLDFVRGLGADAAISYLDEDWPGQVRKVAPGGVDVVLDGVGEDTTLQSLDLLAPFGRTVVYGSAKGRLTDLPVRALLALKGVVGFSLLAYRKVLPEQAAKDVELTRDHLATGRLSVEVHARIPLAEAAEIHRIFEARTHRGRVLLVP; from the coding sequence ATGCGACGCGTGCGCTATCACGAGTACGGCGGCCCGGAGGTCCTGACGGTCGAGGAGGCCGAGGTACCGGTGCCGGGGCCCGGCCAGGTGCTGCTGCGCACCGAGGCCGTCGGGGCGAACTACGTGGACGCCCTCATCCGCCGCGGCCACCCGGAGGGCTCGCCCTACCACCGGCCGCTGCCCGGCAGCTTCACGGGTGACGTGCTGGGCACCGTGGAGTCCGTGGGCGAGGGGGTCGGCGAGGAGGTCGCGGCGCTGGCCGGGCGGCGGGCCGTGGCGCTGGTCGCCGAGAACGCGTTCGCGGACCACGTGGTGGCCGACGCGGACTGGCTGACCCCGGTTCCGGAGGACCTGGAGGCGGGCGCGGCCAGCGCGTTGTGCCTCGTGGCTCCGGTGGCGCTGGGCACGCTGCGGGCCGGCCGCATGGAGCCCGGCGCGACGGTGCTCGTGCACGCCGCGGCCGGCGGCATCGGCCACCTGGCCGTGCAGCTCGCGCGGCTGCTCGGGGCGGGCACGGTGATCGGCACCGTGGGCGCGCGGGACAAGCTGGACTTCGTCCGGGGGCTCGGCGCGGACGCCGCGATCAGCTACCTGGACGAGGACTGGCCCGGCCAGGTGCGCAAGGTCGCCCCGGGCGGAGTGGACGTGGTGCTCGACGGGGTCGGCGAGGACACCACCCTCCAGAGCCTCGACCTGCTCGCGCCGTTCGGCAGGACGGTGGTGTACGGCTCCGCGAAAGGCAGGCTGACGGACCTGCCCGTCCGCGCATTGCTCGCCCTCAAGGGCGTGGTCGGCTTCAGCCTGCTGGCCTACCGCAAGGTCCTCCCCGAACAGGCCGCGAAGGACGTCGAGCTGACCAGGGACCACCTCGCGACGGGCCGGCTGAGCGTCGAGGTGCACGCCCGGATCCCGCTCGCCGAGGCCGCGGAGATCCACCGCATCTTCGAGGCGCGGACCCACCGGGGCCGGGTGCTCCTCGTGCCCTGA
- a CDS encoding sigma-70 family RNA polymerase sigma factor, translating into MGTGTGKGTGDGGSQAARDDLAVQDEDPATQDDDLAAQDDDLAAQDDDLAARFEESRPHLRAVAYRMLGSLSEAEDAVQEAWFRLSRTGAEGIANLPGWLTTVVGRICLDMLRTRLSRREEPLDVRVPDPVIEPLDAGPGDPEGAAVRTEAVGLALLVVLDTLGPAERLAYVLHDLFAVPFDAIAAIVDRSPAATRQLASRARRRIQAAGPEPESDPGRQRSIVDAFLAASRSGDFDALLALLDPDVELRADAGPGGASQLIRGARNVARQAFTFRRLAADVHPVLVAGTPGLLATPGGHPVSVMGFTVRGGRITELIIIADPERLGRLGVRGDQFPTN; encoded by the coding sequence ATGGGCACAGGCACGGGCAAGGGCACGGGCGACGGTGGTTCCCAGGCGGCACGCGACGACCTGGCGGTGCAGGACGAAGACCCGGCAACGCAGGACGACGACCTGGCGGCGCAGGACGACGACCTGGCGGCGCAGGACGACGACCTGGCGGCGCGTTTCGAGGAGAGCCGGCCCCATCTGCGGGCCGTCGCGTACCGGATGCTCGGATCGCTGAGCGAAGCCGAGGACGCCGTCCAGGAGGCGTGGTTCCGGCTCAGCCGCACCGGCGCGGAGGGCATCGCGAACCTGCCGGGGTGGCTGACCACGGTGGTCGGCAGGATCTGCCTGGACATGCTCCGCACCCGCCTCTCGCGCCGGGAGGAACCGCTCGACGTCCGGGTGCCGGACCCGGTGATCGAGCCGCTGGACGCGGGGCCGGGCGACCCGGAGGGCGCGGCGGTGCGCACCGAGGCCGTGGGCCTCGCCCTCCTGGTGGTCCTGGACACCCTGGGCCCCGCGGAACGCCTCGCCTACGTGCTGCACGACCTGTTCGCCGTGCCGTTCGACGCCATCGCCGCGATCGTCGACCGCAGCCCGGCCGCCACCCGCCAACTCGCGAGCCGGGCCCGCCGCCGCATCCAGGCGGCGGGCCCCGAGCCGGAGTCGGACCCGGGACGCCAGCGGAGCATCGTCGACGCGTTCCTCGCGGCCTCCCGCAGCGGCGACTTCGACGCGCTCCTCGCGCTCCTCGACCCGGACGTGGAGCTACGGGCCGACGCCGGCCCCGGCGGCGCGTCGCAACTCATCCGCGGCGCCCGGAACGTGGCCCGCCAGGCGTTCACGTTCCGCCGGCTGGCCGCCGACGTCCACCCGGTCCTGGTGGCCGGCACCCCCGGCCTCCTCGCCACACCGGGCGGCCACCCGGTCTCCGTCATGGGCTTCACCGTGCGGGGCGGCCGGATCACGGAACTCATCATCATCGCTGACCCGGAGCGGTTGGGGCGGTTGGGGGTGCGAGGCGACCAATTCCCGACCAATTGA
- a CDS encoding TetR/AcrR family transcriptional regulator, giving the protein MTQGRRERADAARNRRAILSATEDLLTRFRPEEISMEQVATAAGVGKGTLFHRFGSRMGLMTALMQERALSLGESVTSGPPPLGPGAPPRERLFAFLDGVIDVVSRNKGLLAALGHAASTAHRPAARQRPAAVGNGDGNEGGNGDGNGTRADSSGSRDGGDGGRPHPHDGHPVYAFWYGHISALIAEERPDLDADVLAHVLLSTLQSEQIQFLLEEGAGARVTEALRLVAAGILASPEKSSTSG; this is encoded by the coding sequence ATGACCCAAGGCCGTCGCGAACGTGCCGACGCGGCGCGCAACCGGCGCGCCATCCTCTCGGCGACCGAGGACCTGCTGACCCGGTTCCGGCCGGAGGAGATCTCCATGGAGCAGGTCGCGACGGCGGCGGGGGTCGGCAAGGGGACGCTGTTCCACCGGTTCGGCAGCCGGATGGGGCTGATGACGGCGCTGATGCAGGAACGGGCGCTGAGCCTGGGCGAGTCCGTGACCTCGGGCCCGCCACCCCTCGGCCCCGGGGCGCCGCCCCGCGAGCGGCTGTTCGCCTTCCTGGACGGCGTCATCGACGTGGTCAGCCGCAACAAGGGCCTGCTGGCCGCCCTCGGCCACGCGGCCTCCACGGCCCACCGCCCGGCGGCACGCCAGCGCCCGGCGGCGGTCGGAAACGGAGACGGCAACGAAGGCGGGAACGGAGACGGGAACGGCACCCGCGCGGACAGCAGCGGGAGCCGGGACGGAGGCGACGGCGGCCGGCCGCACCCGCACGACGGCCACCCCGTCTACGCCTTCTGGTACGGCCACATCAGCGCACTGATCGCCGAGGAGCGGCCGGATCTGGACGCCGACGTGCTCGCGCACGTACTGCTGAGCACCCTCCAGAGCGAGCAGATCCAGTTCCTGCTGGAGGAGGGCGCGGGAGCGCGGGTGACGGAGGCGCTGCGCCTGGTCGCGGCGGGAATCCTCGCCTCACCCGAAAAGTCGTCCACTTCCGGATAA
- the sigJ gene encoding RNA polymerase sigma factor SigJ: MAERFEAHRGHLRAVAYRMLGSVSEADDAVQEAWLRLSRNGTEGVGNLGGWLTTVVGRVCLDMLRSRRLRREEPLDVHVPDPIVTAPDGAAADPEARALLADSVGLALLVVLETLAPAERLAFVLHDLFAVPFEEIAPVVGRSPSAARQLASRARRRVRGAAPVPDPDPARQRDVVDAFLAAARGGDLDALVAVLDPDVVLRADGGAHGPVRLVRGATAVASGAVVAARHADGGRPTLVNGAPGLVGLVEGRPVSVMAFTVTAGRITAIDVLTDPDRLRRLDLTFLAL, translated from the coding sequence CTGGCCGAACGCTTCGAGGCGCACCGCGGGCACCTGCGCGCCGTGGCGTACCGGATGCTGGGCTCGGTGAGCGAGGCGGACGACGCCGTGCAGGAGGCGTGGCTGCGGCTCAGCAGGAACGGCACCGAGGGCGTGGGCAACCTCGGCGGCTGGCTGACCACCGTGGTCGGCCGGGTCTGCCTCGACATGCTGCGCAGCCGCAGGCTCCGCCGCGAGGAGCCGCTCGACGTGCACGTGCCCGACCCGATCGTCACCGCGCCCGACGGCGCCGCGGCCGACCCCGAGGCCAGGGCGCTGCTCGCGGACTCCGTGGGGCTCGCCCTGCTGGTCGTGCTGGAGACCCTCGCCCCGGCGGAACGGCTCGCGTTCGTGCTGCACGACCTCTTCGCGGTGCCGTTCGAGGAGATCGCGCCCGTCGTGGGGCGCTCGCCATCCGCCGCCCGCCAGCTCGCGAGCCGGGCGCGCCGGCGGGTGCGGGGCGCGGCGCCGGTGCCCGATCCGGATCCGGCGAGGCAGCGGGACGTCGTCGACGCGTTCCTCGCCGCGGCGCGCGGCGGGGACCTGGACGCGCTCGTCGCGGTGCTCGACCCGGACGTGGTGCTCCGCGCGGACGGCGGCGCGCACGGGCCCGTCCGGCTGGTCCGGGGCGCGACGGCCGTGGCGTCGGGCGCGGTCGTCGCCGCGCGCCATGCGGACGGCGGCCGGCCCACGCTGGTCAACGGGGCGCCCGGTCTGGTCGGCCTCGTCGAGGGACGCCCCGTGTCGGTGATGGCGTTCACCGTGACGGCCGGACGGATCACGGCGATCGACGTCCTGACCGACCCCGACCGGCTGCGGAGGCTGGACCTCACTTTCCTGGCGCTCTGA
- a CDS encoding MFS transporter, with product MSTSPGTPVAPNTSRSRRSLALAVVAAGTLTVVLDGSIVTVAMPAIQRDLGFSPAGLSWVVDAYLIAFGSLLLLAGRLGDLVGRKRMFLAGTAVFTAASVLAAVAGSPGLLVAARFLQGAGSAMSTGVGLGIVVTLFTEPRERGRAVGVFGFTGAAGASLGSVLGGVLTDTLGWHWIFLINLPIGLAILALAVPALPADRRTGLAAGADVAGAVLVTAGLMVGIHAVVKAEAYGWTSVRTLGEGALAVVLLVLFTVRQATAAVPLMPLRTLRSRNVAGANAVQVLMVAALFSFQLVLALYLQNVLGYGAARTGLAMLPAAVVIGGVSLTVSARLSARYGERRVLLAGLVLLVVLLALLGRVPVHAHYATDIFPLMLLGGGFGLALPALTALGMSGAGERDAGLVSGLFNTTQQIGMALGSAVLATLAASRTEDLLATGRARPEALTGGYHLAFTVGAGLLAAALAVTWGVLGAGSGTGSVGAGTAGPVTAGSAERPAVAASPARRDT from the coding sequence ATGTCCACCTCACCGGGCACGCCCGTCGCACCGAACACATCCCGGAGCCGAAGGTCCCTCGCGCTGGCCGTGGTCGCGGCCGGCACGCTGACCGTGGTGCTCGACGGCAGCATCGTCACCGTCGCGATGCCCGCCATCCAGCGCGACCTGGGCTTCTCGCCGGCCGGCCTGAGCTGGGTGGTCGACGCGTACCTGATCGCCTTCGGCAGCCTCCTGCTGCTGGCCGGCCGGCTCGGCGACCTGGTGGGCCGCAAGCGGATGTTCCTCGCCGGGACGGCCGTGTTCACGGCGGCCTCGGTGCTGGCCGCCGTGGCGGGCTCACCGGGTCTGCTGGTCGCCGCGCGGTTCCTGCAAGGCGCGGGCAGCGCGATGTCGACCGGCGTCGGCCTGGGCATCGTCGTCACGCTCTTCACCGAGCCGCGCGAACGGGGCCGGGCGGTCGGCGTCTTCGGCTTCACCGGAGCGGCGGGTGCCTCGCTCGGCTCGGTGCTCGGCGGGGTCCTCACCGACACGCTCGGCTGGCACTGGATCTTCCTGATCAACCTCCCGATCGGGCTCGCCATCCTGGCGCTCGCGGTGCCGGCGCTCCCCGCGGACCGGCGCACCGGCCTCGCCGCCGGTGCGGACGTGGCCGGTGCCGTGCTGGTCACGGCGGGGCTGATGGTGGGGATCCACGCGGTCGTCAAGGCCGAGGCGTACGGGTGGACCTCGGTGCGCACGCTCGGCGAAGGGGCGCTGGCGGTGGTCCTGCTGGTGCTGTTCACCGTCCGTCAGGCCACGGCGGCGGTCCCCTTGATGCCGCTGCGCACGCTCCGTTCGCGCAACGTCGCCGGCGCCAACGCGGTGCAGGTGCTCATGGTCGCGGCACTCTTCTCGTTCCAGCTGGTCCTGGCGCTCTACCTCCAGAACGTCCTCGGGTACGGCGCCGCGCGCACCGGGCTCGCGATGCTGCCCGCGGCGGTGGTGATCGGCGGGGTGTCGCTGACGGTGTCGGCACGGCTGTCCGCGCGGTACGGGGAGCGCCGGGTGCTGCTGGCAGGTCTCGTGCTGCTGGTGGTGCTGCTCGCGCTGCTGGGCCGGGTGCCGGTGCACGCGCACTACGCCACCGACATCTTCCCGTTGATGCTGCTGGGCGGCGGGTTCGGGCTGGCGCTCCCGGCGCTGACCGCGCTCGGCATGTCGGGGGCGGGCGAGCGGGACGCGGGGCTCGTCTCGGGCCTCTTCAACACCACGCAGCAGATCGGCATGGCGCTCGGCTCGGCGGTGCTCGCCACGCTGGCCGCCTCCCGCACGGAAGACCTGCTCGCCACGGGCCGCGCCCGCCCCGAGGCGCTGACCGGCGGCTACCACCTCGCGTTCACGGTCGGGGCGGGACTGCTGGCGGCGGCACTGGCGGTGACGTGGGGGGTGCTGGGCGCCGGGAGCGGTACGGGGTCGGTGGGGGCGGGGACGGCGGGGCCGGTCACGGCGGGATCCGCGGAACGGCCGGCCGTGGCCGCCTCCCCCGCGCGGAGGGACACCTGA
- a CDS encoding amidase — protein sequence MESDQEKAVDGTGARARVEPGYFAGPDGTVAALAALLRGGGTTAADLTERALEAVARLDALLGTFVTVDAEGARRAARQADEELAAGHDRGPLHGIPVAVKDIIDVAGLPTTAGAAHFAGHIAVADAECVRRLRAGGAVVVGKTTTHEFAYGPTGDRSATGPSRNPLDPACISGGSSGGSAAAVAAGIVPLALGTDTGGSVRIPAALCGVSGFKPAYGAVPTGGVFPVSASLDHVGVLARTPEDCRLGYEVLAGTAVGERPDPRTARVGWLAPAAFTAIDPEVVCVARAAVDGSVSTQDVDTRDVSGQDASGQDASAPVTTAPESLDPEAFEPEAFARDARAAFGAIQDSEVYAVHADRVAAQPDLYGSEVLDRLRHAGRTPGWRYVRALADRERIARVVAGLFDRHDLLALPTTPLTAPELDARSAVLDGARVPLRPAMLALTSPWNLLGLPALSVPAGTVDGMPVGLQLVCPPGREALLLAVAGAVTADTADAADAALNGNTARPAPSL from the coding sequence ATGGAAAGTGATCAGGAGAAGGCCGTGGACGGCACCGGGGCGCGGGCGCGGGTCGAGCCGGGGTACTTCGCCGGACCGGACGGCACCGTCGCCGCCCTCGCGGCACTGCTACGCGGCGGTGGCACGACCGCCGCCGACCTCACCGAGCGTGCCCTGGAGGCGGTGGCACGGCTGGACGCCCTGCTGGGCACGTTCGTGACCGTCGACGCGGAGGGCGCCCGGCGTGCCGCCCGGCAGGCGGACGAGGAGCTCGCCGCCGGGCACGACCGCGGCCCGCTGCACGGCATACCCGTCGCCGTGAAGGACATCATCGACGTGGCCGGGCTGCCCACCACCGCGGGCGCGGCGCACTTCGCGGGGCACATCGCGGTGGCGGACGCGGAGTGCGTGCGGCGGCTGCGCGCGGGCGGCGCGGTCGTCGTCGGCAAGACCACCACGCACGAGTTCGCGTACGGCCCGACCGGGGACCGTTCCGCGACCGGCCCCTCCCGCAACCCCCTCGACCCGGCGTGCATCTCCGGCGGCTCCAGCGGTGGCAGCGCGGCGGCCGTCGCGGCAGGCATCGTGCCGCTCGCGCTCGGCACGGACACCGGCGGCTCGGTACGCATCCCGGCGGCGCTGTGCGGGGTGAGCGGATTCAAGCCCGCGTACGGCGCGGTGCCCACCGGCGGCGTCTTCCCGGTGTCGGCCTCCCTCGACCACGTGGGCGTCCTGGCCCGGACCCCGGAGGACTGCCGGCTCGGGTACGAGGTGCTGGCGGGCACGGCGGTGGGCGAGCGGCCCGACCCCCGTACGGCACGCGTCGGTTGGCTGGCACCCGCGGCGTTCACGGCGATCGACCCCGAGGTGGTGTGCGTCGCACGGGCCGCCGTCGACGGAAGCGTATCGACGCAGGACGTGGACACACGGGACGTATCCGGGCAGGACGCATCCGGGCAGGACGCATCCGCACCGGTCACGACTGCACCGGAAAGCCTGGACCCGGAGGCGTTCGAGCCGGAAGCCTTCGCGCGGGACGCGCGCGCCGCGTTCGGGGCGATCCAGGACAGCGAGGTCTACGCCGTGCACGCCGACCGGGTGGCCGCGCAACCGGACCTCTACGGATCCGAGGTGCTCGACCGGTTGCGCCACGCCGGGCGCACCCCCGGCTGGCGGTACGTCCGCGCGCTGGCCGACCGGGAACGCATCGCGCGCGTGGTGGCCGGCCTCTTCGACCGCCACGATCTGCTGGCGCTGCCCACCACGCCGCTCACCGCACCCGAACTCGACGCCCGCAGCGCCGTACTGGACGGCGCCCGCGTCCCCCTCCGCCCGGCGATGCTCGCCCTCACCAGCCCCTGGAACCTGCTCGGCCTGCCCGCACTGAGCGTGCCGGCCGGCACGGTGGACGGCATGCCGGTGGGCCTCCAACTCGTCTGCCCACCCGGCCGCGAGGCCCTGCTCCTCGCGGTCGCGGGAGCGGTAACCGCCGATACGGCGGATGCGGCGGATGCGGCGCTGAACGGGAACACCGCGCGTCCCGCGCCCTCCCTGTGA
- a CDS encoding TetR/AcrR family transcriptional regulator, which produces MTAHTDSAGRRRPTGHHHGDLRNVLEQAALALVAERGPHGFTLAEACRRAGVSVSAPYKHFADRDALLASLALKGYREQRDRYAAAVAAGDDPGEQLAAFATAYVRFAAEERALFDITFLAGLDKSRHPDLEAAGGELFAALVPVAERVAPGEAAALDLLVRVAAAAHGLALFLQQGMLPDGQNTLAAAEERAARVARALVEEERQERRTGHAG; this is translated from the coding sequence GTGACCGCCCACACCGATTCCGCGGGCCGCCGCCGTCCCACCGGCCACCACCACGGGGACCTGCGCAACGTACTGGAACAGGCCGCGCTCGCCCTGGTGGCCGAGCGCGGACCGCACGGCTTCACGCTCGCCGAGGCGTGCCGCCGGGCCGGCGTGAGCGTCTCGGCACCGTACAAGCACTTCGCCGACCGGGACGCGCTGCTCGCCTCGCTGGCCCTCAAGGGGTACCGCGAGCAGCGCGACCGCTACGCCGCCGCGGTCGCGGCCGGCGACGACCCCGGAGAGCAGCTCGCCGCCTTCGCGACGGCCTACGTACGGTTCGCCGCCGAGGAGCGGGCGCTGTTCGACATCACCTTCCTCGCCGGCCTGGACAAGAGCCGCCATCCGGACCTGGAGGCGGCAGGCGGTGAGCTCTTCGCCGCCCTCGTACCCGTCGCCGAGCGCGTCGCCCCCGGCGAGGCCGCCGCCCTCGACCTGCTGGTACGCGTCGCCGCGGCGGCCCACGGCCTCGCCCTCTTCCTCCAGCAGGGCATGCTTCCGGACGGCCAGAACACCCTGGCCGCGGCCGAGGAGCGCGCCGCCCGCGTCGCACGCGCCCTGGTGGAGGAGGAACGCCAGGAACGGCGGACCGGGCACGCCGGCTGA
- a CDS encoding MarR family winged helix-turn-helix transcriptional regulator → MTAMSPARTTPDLSYLLDHTSHVLRTRMSAALAEIGLTARMHCVLVHALQEERTQIQLAEIGDMDKTTMVVTVDALEKAGLAERRPSSQDRRARIIAVTEKGARIAERSQRIVDGVHEGTLGTLPPGERTALLNALNRLAETELATPTENPQPVRRARQAQG, encoded by the coding sequence ATGACCGCGATGAGCCCCGCCCGCACCACACCGGACCTCTCCTACCTCCTGGACCACACCAGCCACGTGCTGCGCACCCGGATGTCCGCGGCGCTCGCCGAGATCGGACTGACCGCGCGGATGCACTGCGTCCTGGTGCACGCCCTCCAGGAGGAGCGCACCCAGATCCAGCTGGCCGAGATCGGCGACATGGACAAGACCACGATGGTGGTGACCGTGGACGCCCTGGAGAAGGCCGGCCTCGCCGAGCGCCGCCCGTCCAGCCAGGACCGGCGGGCCCGGATCATCGCGGTCACCGAGAAGGGCGCCCGGATCGCCGAGCGGAGCCAGCGGATCGTGGACGGCGTCCACGAGGGCACCCTCGGCACCCTCCCGCCGGGCGAGCGGACGGCGCTGCTGAACGCGCTGAACCGGCTGGCCGAGACCGAGTTGGCCACTCCCACGGAGAATCCGCAGCCGGTGCGCCGGGCGCGCCAAGCCCAGGGATAG